One genomic segment of Panicum virgatum strain AP13 chromosome 2N, P.virgatum_v5, whole genome shotgun sequence includes these proteins:
- the LOC120658384 gene encoding ubiquinol-cytochrome-c reductase complex assembly factor 1-like → MSRWRAAACRISAAASSRNATAESRVLSRACAKSPTVPPPPLQTLSRTFSKSAAAAATTATATSRGPGAAAPASAGPRPEVRLNSMFLSKPCSLALPPDSPLRAADPQYEGIKRFMLTLLLFYSKQSKAIRGANVVYDRITSQVDSPAIYDVFQLEKTFKTTFSLLVLHMWLVLRRLKEEGKDGVKFGQYIYEMYNHDVEIRVSKAGVNLLLTKWMKELEKIFYGNIVKYDAAIRPEARQDDLVNVIWRNIYADEGSEAMDAAAAPAVQALARYTRREATCLSLTDKDAMFSGNFKFTTLLPPTPSPSPKKPAR, encoded by the exons ATGTCGCGGTGGCGTGCGGCCGCCTGCCGCATCTCCGCCGCCGCATCATCCCGGAACGCCACGGCGGAGTCCCGCGTCCTCTCCAGGGCCTGCGCGAAATCTCCGActgtgccgccgcctccgctccaaACCCTCTCGAGAACCTTCTCcaagtccgccgccgccgccgccaccaccgccaccgccacatcACGCGGCCCTGGCGCAGCCGCCCCAGCTTCCGCCGGGCCGAGGCCCGAG GTCAGACTGAATTCTATGTTTCTGTCCAAGCCCTGTTCATTAGCGTTGCCACCTGACTCCCCTCTTAGAGCAGCAGATCCACAGTATGAAGGCATCAAGCGTTTCATGCTCACACTGTTGTTGTTCTACAGCAAGCAAAGCAAGGCCATTAGAGGAGCAAATGTTGTTTATGATCGAATCACTTCTCAAGTTGATTCTCCTGCTATTTATGATG TTTTTCAGTTGGAGAAAACATTTAAAACAACATTTTCATTGCTTGTCCTCCATATGTGGCTTGTTCTACGCCGCTTGAAGGAAGAAGGGAAGGATGGTGTTAAATTTGGACAGTACATCTATGAAATGTACAACCACGATGTGGAGATCAGAGTTTCAAAAGCTGGG GTTAACTTGCTCTTGACAAAATGGATGAAAGAGCTAGAGAAAATATTCTATGGAAACATTGTGAAGTACGATGCTGCGATAAGACCAGAGGCTCGTCAGGATGATCTTGTAAACGTCATCTGGAG GAATATTTATGCTGACGAAGGTTCAGAGGCTATGGATGCGGCTGCTGCCCCTGCTGTCCAG GCATTGGCAAGATACACACGAAGGGAGGCAACTTGTTTATCATTGACTG ACAAAGATGCTATGTTCTCTGGAAACTTCAAGTTCACAACCCTGCTGCCACCAACTCCCAGTCCCAGCCCAAAGAAGCCTGCACGATGA
- the LOC120658275 gene encoding calmodulin-binding transcription activator CBT-like codes for MAGGAGARDPLVASEIHGFLTFADLNFDKLMAEAGTRWFRPNEIYAVLANHARFKVHAQPIDKPASGTVVLYDRKVVRNFRKDGHNWKKKKDGKTVQEAHEKLKIGNEEKVHVYYARGEEDPNFFRRCYWLLDKELERIVLVHYRQTSEENAIPPSHIEAEVAEVPPINVIHYASPLTSTDSASARTELSSCAAAAAPEEINSHGGRAISFETDDHDSSLESFWADLLESSMKNDTSVRGGSLTPNQQTNYGMRDSGNNILNTNATSNAILYSPANVVSEAYAANPGLNQVSESYYGALKHQVNQSPSLSTSDLDSQSKPHANSIMKTPVDSYMPSDVPARQNSLGLWKSLDDDITCLVNNPSSAIPITRPVIDEKPFHIIEISSEWAYCTDDTKVLVVGYFLDNYKHLAGANLYCVIGEQCVTADIVQTGVYRFMARPHVPGRVNLYLTLDGKTPISEVLSFEYRIMPGSSDDDEPKRSKLQMQMRLARLLFSTSQKKIPPKFLVEGSRVSNLLSASAEKEWMDLFKYVIDSKGTNIPATESLLELVLRNKLQEWLVEKIIEGHKSTDRDDLGQGPIHLCSFLGYTWAIRLFSLSGFSLDFRDSSGWTALHWAAYYGREKMVAALLSAGANPSLVTDPTHDDPGGHTAADLAARQGFDGLAAYLAEKGLTAHFEAMSLSKDKRSTSRTQSIKQISKEFENLTEQELCLRESLAAYRNAADAANNIQAALRERTLKLQTKAIELANPEIEAATIVAAMRIQHAFRNYNRKKMMRAAARIQSHFRTWQMRRNFMNMRRQAIKIQAAYRGHQVRRQYRKVIWSVGVVEKAILRWRKKRKGLRGIATGMPVAMSTDTEAASTAEEDYYQVGRQQAEDRFNRSVVRVQALFRSHRAQQEYRRMKVAHEEAKVEFSQQ; via the exons atggcgggcggcgccggcgcgcgggaccCGCTCGTCGCCTCCGAGATCCACGGCTTCCTCACCTTCGCAG ACTTGAACTTTGACAAGCTGATGGCTGAGGCCGGAACACGCtggttccggccgaatgagatCTATGCAGTGCTGGCGAACCATGCCAGATTCAAGGTCCATGCACAGCCCATCGACAAGCCCGCAA GTGGTACTGTTGTTCTGTATGATCGTAAAGTTGTCCGAAACTTCCGTAAAGATGGCCATAattggaagaaaaagaaggatggcaaGACTGTCCAAGAAGCCCATGAAAAATTAAAG ATTGGTAATGAAGAAAAGGTTCATGTTTATTATGCTCGAGGTGAGGAAGATCCAAATTTCTTTCGTAGATGCTACTGGCTGCTTGACAA AGAGTTGGAGCGCATAGTTCTTGTGCATTATCGTCAAACATCTGAG GAAAATGCCATACCACCATCACATATAGAAGCTGAAGTTGCAGAAGTGCCTCCAATCAATGTTATTCATTACGCCTCTCCTCTAACATCAACAGATTCGGCCTCTGCTCGCACTGAGTTATCTtcttgtgctgctgctgctgcaccagAAGAAATTAACTCACATGGTGGCAGAGCGATTTCTTTTG AAACAGACGATCATGATTCGAGCCTCGAATCATTTTGGGCAGATCTGTTGGAGTCATCTATGAAGAATGATACTTCTGTCCGtg GTGGATCTTTGACACCCAATCAGCAGACTAATTATGGGATGAGGGATTCTGGAAATAATATCTTGAATACCAATGCCACAAGTAAT GCTATCCTTTATTCACCAGCTAATGTAGTTTCAGAAGCTTATGCTGCCAATCCTGGCCTCAATCAAGTATCAGAGAGTTACTATGGAGCTCTGAAACACCAAGTGAACCAATCTCCATCCCTTTCAACATCAGATCTGGATTCTCAATCAAAGCCACATGCAAATTCTATTATGAAAACTCCAGTGGATAGTTACATGCCTAGTGATGTGCCTGCTAGGCAGAACAGTCTTGGTCTGTGGAAGTCCTTGGATGATGATATTACTTGTTTAGTGAATAATCCAAGCTCAGCCATACCCATCACTCGACCAGTGATCGATGAAAAGCCTTTTCACATCATTGAGATCTCCTCAGAGTGGGCTTATTGTACAGATGATACAAAG GTCCTCGTGGTTGGATACTTCCTTGACAACTACAAACATCTGGCTGGGGCCAATCTATACTGTGTTATTGGTGAGCAATGTGTTACTGCAGACATTGTCCAAACTGGAGTTTACCGTTTCATGGCTAGACCACATGTGCCTGGACGAGTGAATCTTTATTTGACTTTGGATGGGAAAACTCCAATTAGCGAGGTTTTGAGTTTTGAGTACCGTATAATGCCTGGCAGCTCAGATGATGATGAACCCAAAAGGTCGAAGCTTCAGATGCAGATGAGACTAGCTCGTTTATTGTTCTCTACAAGCCAGAAAAAGATACCGCCAAAGTTCCTTGTAGAGGGTAGCAGAGTTTCCAATCTCTTATCAGCATCGGCAGAGAAAGAATGGATGGATCTGTTCAAATACGTTATTGATTCTAAAGGCACTAACATTCCTGCTACTGAGAGCTTGCTTGAACTTGTGTTGCGGAATAAATTACAAGAGTGGCTTGTGGAAAAAATAATTGAAGGACATAAGTCAACAGACCGTGACGATCTAGGACAAGGACCTATACATCTGTGTTCTTTCTTGGGCTATACCTGGGCCATTCGATTATTTTCTTTGTCAGGATTCTCCTTGGATTTTCGCGATTCTTCTGGTTGGACAGCTCTGCACTGGGCCGCGTACTATGGGAG GGAAAAAATGGTTGCCGCTCTTTTGTCTGCTGGAGCAAATCCGAGTTTGGTTACAGATCCTACTCATGATGACCCTGGTGGACACACTGCTGCTGATCTAGCTGCAAGACAAGGTTTTGATGGCTTAGCTGCATATCTTGCTGAGAAAGGGTTGACTGCTCATTTTGAAGCCATGTCACTATCCAAGGATAAGAGATCAACATCAAGGACACAGTCAATAAAACAAATTTCCAAGGAATTTGAAAACCTTACTGAACAAGAATTGTGCTTACGAGAATCTTTAGCAGCCTACCGTAATGCTGCTGATGCTGCCAACAATATCCAAGCTGCTCTTAGGGAACGAACTCTTAAGCTTCAAACAAAAGCAATTGAGTTGGCCAATCCTGAGATTGAAGCAGCTACGATAGTTGCTGCAATGAGGATTCAGCATGCATTCCGGAACTACAACAGAAAGAAAATGATGCGAGCTGCCGCACGAATACAAAGTCATTTCCGAACATGGCAGATGAGGaggaacttcatgaacatgcgaAGACAAGCTATAAAAATACAA GCTGCATACCGAGGTCACCAAGTGAGAAGGCAGTACCGCAAGGTAATATGGTCCGTTGGAGTCGTGGAGAAAGCTATCTTGcgatggaggaagaagagaaaaggccTGCGTGGCATTGCAACTGGAATGCCAGTAGCAATGTCTACAGATACAGAAGCAGCAAGCACTGCAGAGGAGGATTACTACCAGGTTGGCCGACAACAAGCTGAGGACAGGTTTAACAGATCAGTGGTACGTGTCCAAGCTCTGTTTCGTTCTCACCGGGCACAACAGGAGTACCGGAGGATGAAGGTTGCTCATGAGGAGGCCAAG GTGGAGTTCAGTCAACAGTAG
- the LOC120658409 gene encoding peptidyl-prolyl cis-trans isomerase FKBP20-2, chloroplastic-like isoform X1, translating to MEPMPSSRSVLSSCDRIVVLAPSGRVSASAKRKEKGVVCILGGEKDVEEGRIRRRAAFSLLLASPVLSVAFSAYAKSKSMNPYDERRLLQQNKKIQEANRAPEDFPNFIREGFEVKVVTLDNCITRDSGLMYEDIKVGTGNSPKDGQQIIFHYVGYNEAGRRIDSTYIQGSPAKIRLGNGTLVPGFEEGIRDMKPGGKRRIIIPPELGPPVGPSTFFSAKQFEVFDVELLAVQGCQQRTIAFYSDVVCS from the exons ATGGAGCCGATGCCCTCCTCCCGCTCCGTGCTCTCCTCCTGCGATC GGATAGTTGTTCTTGCTCCGTCCGGGAGAGTATCCGCGAGTGCGAAGCGGAAGGAGAAGGGAGTAGTATG TATTTTGGGTGGTGAGAAGGACGTGGAAGAGGGGAGGATCCGGAGGAGAGCAGCATTTTCCTTGCTGCTGGCTTCGCCGGTGTTGTCAGTGGCGTTCTCGGCCTATGCGAAGAGTAAAAGCATGAACCCTTACGACGAAAGGCGGCTGCTTCAGCAGAATAAGAAGATTCAGGAAGCCAACCGTGCCCCCGAAGACTTCCCAAACTTCATCAGAGAAG GTTTTGAAGTCAAAGTAGTGACATTGGACAACTGCATAACACGGGACTCTGGACTAATGTATGAGGACATAAAAGTTGGTACAGGCAACTCTCCAAAGGATGGTCAGCAG ATTATATTTCATTATGTGGGCTACAACGAAGCGGGTCGAAGGATAGATAGCACCTATATTCAAGGTTCCCCTGCAAAAATTCGGTTAGGGAATGGAACACTGGTTCCAG GTTTTGAAGAAGGCATACGGGACATGAAACCAGGCGGTAAGAGAAGGATTATAATACCTCCAGAGCTTGGTCCTCCT GTCGGGCCATCGACATTCTTCAGCGCAAAGCAGTTTGAGGTGTTCGACGTGGAGCTCCTGGCGGTGCAGGGCTGCCAACAGAGGACCATAGCCTTTTATTCAGATGTTGTGTGCAGCTGA
- the LOC120658409 gene encoding peptidyl-prolyl cis-trans isomerase FKBP20-2, chloroplastic-like isoform X2, translating into MEPMPSSRSVLSSCDRIVVLAPSGRVSASAKRKEKGVVCILGGEKDVEEGRIRRRAAFSLLLASPVLSVAFSAYAKSKSMNPYDERRLLQQNKKIQEANRAPEDFPNFIREGFEVKVVTLDNCITRDSGLMYEDIKVGTGNSPKDGFEEGIRDMKPGGKRRIIIPPELGPPVGPSTFFSAKQFEVFDVELLAVQGCQQRTIAFYSDVVCS; encoded by the exons ATGGAGCCGATGCCCTCCTCCCGCTCCGTGCTCTCCTCCTGCGATC GGATAGTTGTTCTTGCTCCGTCCGGGAGAGTATCCGCGAGTGCGAAGCGGAAGGAGAAGGGAGTAGTATG TATTTTGGGTGGTGAGAAGGACGTGGAAGAGGGGAGGATCCGGAGGAGAGCAGCATTTTCCTTGCTGCTGGCTTCGCCGGTGTTGTCAGTGGCGTTCTCGGCCTATGCGAAGAGTAAAAGCATGAACCCTTACGACGAAAGGCGGCTGCTTCAGCAGAATAAGAAGATTCAGGAAGCCAACCGTGCCCCCGAAGACTTCCCAAACTTCATCAGAGAAG GTTTTGAAGTCAAAGTAGTGACATTGGACAACTGCATAACACGGGACTCTGGACTAATGTATGAGGACATAAAAGTTGGTACAGGCAACTCTCCAAAGGATG GTTTTGAAGAAGGCATACGGGACATGAAACCAGGCGGTAAGAGAAGGATTATAATACCTCCAGAGCTTGGTCCTCCT GTCGGGCCATCGACATTCTTCAGCGCAAAGCAGTTTGAGGTGTTCGACGTGGAGCTCCTGGCGGTGCAGGGCTGCCAACAGAGGACCATAGCCTTTTATTCAGATGTTGTGTGCAGCTGA